The Mauremys reevesii isolate NIE-2019 linkage group 1, ASM1616193v1, whole genome shotgun sequence genome segment GATGAAGGGTATTTTCTACCACTGCTGTTCCACTCATAATCCTGAGAAAATTTAGATTTGATGCTAATTTATCAGACAGTGTTAGGCTCAGAAAACAGGATTCGGAGCACAAGAGTTCCCCATTAAAGaagcaacacatctcaaataAAGTATAAAGCTGAATGCTATATAAATTCTCCTGAGGACAAAGTTCAAAGAAACTCAGAATTCCATCACCAATACATGATGAATTAGGCATTATAAGACAAGTGGGAGACATTATCCTATTGCCTCTAAACTGGCTTATTTCTATTCTTTCAGAATTTTATTATCACAGAAATTGGAAATGGAAGAACCCTATTAAGTCTGAGATCCTCTCTCCTCCATCCTTGTCCAGGGCAGAATTATGCCATGCAATGTAGTGCTTTGTCTAGAGAGGACCCCAAACCTAAAAACTATGGGGAAGTTCAGAAATGAACTCCACATATCAGGCCCTTCTCTACTTTGGAATAACCCAACCATAGTGAAAGTTTAAATTCCTTCAGTTAGTGATTGGGTTATGTCCTGAAGCAATAGGTTTTATATTCATTCTACAAAACAAACTTTTTAATACTGTCTAATGTAACAGTGGATGGTCTCATTATCTACATTAAGTGTCTAAAGTTTTTTCATATCCTAAGAACTTATCCTCAAGTATATCTAGTGGCAGTTAGTGCTACTGGATAATTATCTGTTGTGTAAAATAGCCAAGTTTTAAAATGTCCAATGGAAGGGAGTACCTGCCCTTTCCCTTGAGGAAGTATTCCATGGCCTACCATGCCCCATAATCAGGAAGTTATCTTGATGTTTAGCCTATATTGtccttattttaatttttaactaCCCAAGACAGAAAACCAAGTAACATATACCACTTTGTATCGCCCTAAATAATTCCTGTCTCCAACTGTGGGGTTTATATTTTGCGATCATAGatggttattatttatttaagagCCACTGATTTACTGACTTGCAAACCgacagagtccctgccccaaaggaggACCAGCAAGCTCTCCATGGACCATTAGAGACCTACTTCACTACAGCATTTTCACAGTCAActcaaaaaatgttaaaatgatgAAATGACGACAAGTAAATTGGTTTCTGAAGTTCTACAGCAATAATCTAAAGTGCTATTAGTaacaattaaaaacattaaaatgggtatatattatttttaacccATGTATCTAATTATTGTTGCTATTCTCTCACCTCTAAAGGGAAGAATGCCACTTAGTGAGATAAAACTTCCCCAGTGAGGCCAAGGCTCATTATGAGATGCTAAACATCATTCTACTCTACAAGTATGAAGACAAATAGTAGTAAAAACTTCATAAATTAGGATTTAACTTGTATTAAAAGTCTTTAAAGTCTGAAGCAACGAGAGTCTGCTGCATGGGTCATAAGAATGTATAAAGAATGTATAAAGTCAGttttttggggtgggttttttgttgttgttttttttaaagttaatagtTTCTGATACTGTGTGTCCTGAAACCACTTACCAATTTTGGTGTTTTAAACAAAGTAAAACAAGTGTTTTTCTGACTCGCTGCTGTGTGCAAATCCCAAAAGCAACAAGAAAAACTGATTATACAGAAAGTGCAGTGAAATATACACTATAGAAGACAGAAGACAACTATAGGGAACTGACTATACAGGAAGGGCTATCATATGCATAAATAAAACATAACATTGAGAAGTGTTCCTCTCTGTTACTTGTAATGACAGTAGAAAAACAATTTTCAGGTGGAAGTGAAATTTTTAATTTGGTATAGCCATTTAATATCCCCACCCAAATACACACTTCCTTGTCTTGTGAACTTGCAGTGTCACAAGAGTCTCAGCGTATTATTTCTCAAGAGGGTGTGCTATGAGGCTGGTAGCTGGCTACGCAGAAAGGAGATACTTGTAGATGATTTGCACTCACGCGTGAAaacactgaggggaaaaaaaggaaatgcgTAGGGAGGTCCAAAGTGATAAATAACGAGATAAAACTTAGTTAAGAAAAATTAGGATTCATATCAAGAAGAGTCCTTTAGCAGTGTGAGCtattaaggcttgtctacacttaccaaaGGATTGACACTGTGGCGGGTCCCGCCAGATCGACTGTcgatcgctctcccattgactcctgtactccacctgattgagaagagtaaggggagtcgacgggagagcatctcccatcaacgTTGCGCAGTGTGGaccccgcagtaagtagatctaagctacgtcgatTTGAGTTATGCTATTCACATAATTCGAAttgtgtagcttagatctacttttccctttagtgtagacaaggcctgagaccATGCATTATTCTCTCAAGGGAAGTAGATCAAGTCCCAGCACCTGAGACATGTAAACTAGAAAGGGCAAAACATACTACAGCGTACCATCCTGTGACAGCTGAGAAAATTAACTAATTGTGACCTATGACCTAACAAGTAACTCCCTCCACCTCCAACCCAGTATGAATTGGTGATGGTGGTATATAAAAACTAAAAAATGCTTAGCAGATTGGGCCTTTTAGCTTTGCTCTCTGAAACTCCCTCCCCCATAAGATATTTATTTGGCTCAAGTACCTCAAAAGGCAGAAAGCTAATTTATAATCAGACTAAGACaatatattaagaaaaataagAGTAATGATTAGACCCGTAGACCTGAACACTGGATTCTTCTGGAGAGTTATTTTTGTATCACCATTGGTGATGGAATTTTAAACATCAACACATTGGACTAAAGTAGTTTCCTGATAATTTAAAGAGAACTTATATCATTTTTATCAATTGGTGAGGCTGCCAAAACAAATCCCAAACAGTAAGTAATCACTGCCTGAAAAAGGCGGGTGATCCTCTGGGAACTAAAATATCATCTACAGGGAAGTTAGTTATTTGTTTTTGAGGGACTGGACTAATGTATAATTAAAATGGAGAAAAGTTCCAGACAGAGTTCTGGCAACTGAAAACCCTATTTACAACACAAAGGCAATGACTGGGGAAGCTCCCCCAGCACCACTGCAAGTCCTTGGCCGCATCCTAGGAGCATTTGCAGGCTGGATgaggggatggatcagttgataattgccctgttcattccctctgaagcaactggcaccagccactgctggatGACAGGCTATTGGGCTAGATAGTCCATTAGTCTCATCCATTACAGCCACTCCTATAAGGCTCAATTTCCATTCCCTATCAGTCACTAGCCTACACGTAGGCTAGGAGAGGGAACTGATTAGTGGGCGTTATAATGGTGATTTTGGCAGGGGGTCATCTGTCCCCTGGGAACCAGCCTGGGGCTCGGGCTACACTTAAAGCTGGTATGGGCAGCGCTACGTTGGTcagggtgtggggccagggaaaGGCGCACCCGGGTGGCACAGCTAGGCTGATAACACCCCTGATGAAAGAAGAGGGCGTCTTGTGACACAGCCCCGCCCTACACTTCCCATTTAGCCGGACCCAGCCGTGTCACTCAGAGGTGGGAGCAAGTTCACAGCCCCCAGGGCTGCAGTGACGCCGACCTGGcctagcgccccccccccgcacccacccCCAGGCTGACGGAAAATGTATCTGGGGGCCCGGGGAGGCGGAGTCACTGCAGCCTGCGCCAGGGCAAAGcgtcacacccccccccccccgggcccgaGCAGCCCGGTCACTGGGCCCCGCGGGGGGAGGCGGCGCCCGCCGGTTACCAGGCATCTCGCGCCTTCTTGGTCTCGGGGCAGGCGCAACAGGGCTTCAGCGGCTTCTTCTCCTGCGGCTCGGGGCCCGGGGGCTCGCAGCTGGCGGACGCCAGGCTCGACATCttcagcggcggcggcggcttgGCAGGGTCCCTGCGGAGACACGGGGCCGGTCAGAGCCCGCTCGGCCCCCAACGCCCCTCGCGGGACCCCCGCCCCCGCGGGGACCCTCGGCACGGACcgagcccctccccccgctcacATGCGCAACCCTCGCACGCTCCTACCGGGGTCCGCGCACGGATCGTCAATGCGCATGCGCCGGCCGGGCCGGGACTTCTTCCTGGCAGCGGCCTCCCCCCCTCGTGACCCGACACTTACTGCGCCTGCGCGCCCATTCAGGGGCACGCCGGGAAATGGAGTTTCGGGCACACACCCGCCATCGCCGCGCGCCTCTGCTCGCCCCACGCGTGTTCCCCTTACCCACTCGTGCCCGCCCCACTCGCCCCTCCctattcctccctcctttcccctcccccattgctctgcaccccccagcccgccccatgGCGTGGCGAGGCTGCTGGCCCCCGAGGAAATGCGTTTCGCTGTGTTTGTGTCTGGTAGCGCGGCCGCCCTCAGGCGGGAGCAGTGGAGGGTGGAACACGCCCCATACTGTGTGATCCACCCTTACAGCCCCTTCAGGTAGCAAGGCCAAGGGGCGGAGTGGGACTGCTACTGAGTGACCTGCCCCTTACAGACCCATCTCCTACTAGGGCCTAGTGCAGGTCACTGCCGCCTCTTCCTATAGCTGGGCCTGAGCAGAGAGCTGGTATCTCTTCCTTGCATCTGCCCCAACAACTTGTTCTGGGAGCAGGTAGCAGTGTCTGGGTGAGGAAGAGGGAGGCTGACCCTGACAAGCTGCTGGGGCTACCCAGCACTCTGAGACAGTGTTAGCCCTTTCAACCTCAGCAAGTGGGAGCTTGGCTGCAGTGAAGCTGTGTGACAACTCCCTGACCCTACCTTGCCAGCAAACTGCTCAGGGGTCTCCCAGCCCCAACCTTGCTTagcaggtaacaatcagtgaactcCAGCCCCGAAGCTTTTCAGAGATGGCTCTTGGAAATGCACAGCCTATCACTGTACATCCACAGAAAATATTAAATTTGCtgttcctttaaagagacaaaagcagCAGCTTGTTATCTTGACTGGAGTTAACAGGCACCTCAATTCGATCAAAACACTGGGTTGGTTTAGATCAAAAGTAAAACTAGGTTAATTCAATCAACAATGGGTTTTAAGTGAGTTCAACTATAAAGAATACAAGATGGAAAGTTATAAACAAACTGAAGTAAAAATATGCTTTCTAATGGCTAAGGCTTAACTTAACAAGTtacagtctttgttcaaggtAGTTTTCTCACCAATCTTTGTTTTCCAGCAATGACCGACTAGCTCTGAGTCAGGATCCCCATAGAGTCCATGATACTGATTTTTCTTGTCTCCTCAGGTGACAGGATAACTTAGGTGTTCTTTGCCCCTCTCTTTATAGTTCAGTAAGCTTTTGAAATGTATTCTGAAATGTAGCCCCAGATAAAGTTCCTAATACCAGAAAACTTCCCCCAAACAAGTGTTATTGGACCTAAGAACCTGCGAAAACTGTCCCGAAAAAGCATGCAATG includes the following:
- the LOC120395333 gene encoding cytochrome c oxidase copper chaperone; the encoded protein is MRIDDPCADPGRSVRGLRMDPAKPPPPLKMSSLASASCEPPGPEPQEKKPLKPCCACPETKKARDACIIEKGEEHCGPLIEAHKECMRALGFKV